A portion of the Stigmatella aurantiaca DW4/3-1 genome contains these proteins:
- a CDS encoding PTS fructose-like transporter subunit IIB, which yields MNILIITACPSGVATTFLAARALERAAQRRGWTPWVEMHSQLQPLALTDPAKVGATDLIIAAVSTDVDLARFTGKRVYQGPISQALPDPEAFLARAEREAKTLAVSSSESRPATAPAPKASAASRKKIVAVTACPTGVAHTFMAAEALTQAAGGLGHPIRVETQGSVGAQNKLTPEEIQEAEVVILACDIEVDQSRFAGKRVWRTSTGAALKKSNQTIQEALDQAQPLGGEASRPSAQAASAGKGGASGKRGPYRHLLTGVSFMLPMVVAGGLLIALSFVFGIDAFKQEGTLAAALMRIGGGTAFKLMVPLLAGYIAYSIADRPGIAPGMIGGYLASDLGAGFLGGIAAGFLAGYTAQAMSRYIKLPRSVEALKPILLIPLGAGLLTGLVMIYVIGAPVAAVMSAMTTFLTNMGSGNAVLLGMLLGAMMCFDLGGPVNKAAYTFGVGLLSAGGPGAYGPMAAIMASGMVPPLGIGLASLLARAKFSEPEREAGKASLALGLCFISEGAIPFMAKDPLRVIPICMIGGAITGALSMYFSVQLMAPHGGLFVLLIPNAVNHVLLYLLSILVGSLMVCFGYAFIKPGQTEMPGTLSSEGGAR from the coding sequence ATGAACATCCTCATCATCACGGCCTGCCCCAGCGGTGTGGCCACGACCTTCCTGGCGGCCCGGGCCTTGGAGCGCGCCGCCCAACGGCGCGGTTGGACACCTTGGGTGGAAATGCACAGCCAGCTCCAGCCACTCGCGCTCACCGATCCGGCGAAGGTGGGCGCCACGGACCTCATCATCGCCGCGGTGAGCACGGACGTCGATCTCGCGCGGTTCACCGGCAAGCGCGTCTACCAAGGGCCGATCTCCCAGGCGCTCCCCGATCCCGAGGCCTTTCTGGCCCGCGCCGAGCGTGAGGCGAAGACGCTCGCCGTGTCTTCCAGCGAAAGCCGCCCCGCCACCGCTCCGGCCCCCAAGGCCTCGGCTGCCTCCAGAAAGAAGATCGTGGCCGTGACCGCCTGCCCGACAGGCGTCGCCCACACCTTCATGGCGGCCGAGGCCCTCACCCAGGCCGCAGGCGGGTTGGGCCATCCCATCCGGGTGGAGACCCAGGGCTCGGTGGGCGCGCAGAACAAGCTGACGCCGGAGGAGATTCAGGAGGCCGAGGTTGTCATCCTGGCCTGCGACATCGAGGTCGACCAGTCGCGGTTCGCGGGCAAGCGCGTCTGGCGGACCTCCACGGGCGCCGCGCTGAAGAAATCGAACCAGACGATTCAAGAAGCGCTGGACCAAGCGCAGCCGCTGGGAGGCGAGGCAAGCCGTCCCTCGGCCCAGGCAGCCAGCGCGGGCAAGGGGGGCGCCAGTGGCAAACGCGGCCCCTACCGGCATCTGCTGACCGGCGTGTCGTTCATGCTGCCGATGGTCGTCGCCGGAGGCCTGTTGATCGCGCTGTCGTTCGTGTTCGGCATTGATGCCTTCAAGCAGGAAGGCACCCTGGCGGCGGCGCTCATGCGGATCGGCGGAGGAACGGCCTTCAAGCTGATGGTGCCGCTGCTCGCGGGCTACATCGCATATTCGATCGCCGACCGGCCCGGCATCGCACCCGGGATGATCGGCGGCTATCTGGCCAGCGATCTGGGAGCGGGCTTCCTGGGTGGAATCGCCGCCGGCTTTCTCGCCGGCTACACGGCGCAGGCGATGAGCCGGTACATCAAGCTCCCCCGCAGCGTGGAGGCGCTAAAGCCCATCCTGCTCATTCCCCTGGGCGCGGGGCTGCTCACCGGCCTGGTCATGATCTACGTCATCGGCGCGCCGGTGGCCGCGGTCATGTCGGCGATGACCACGTTCCTCACCAACATGGGCTCCGGCAATGCCGTCCTGTTGGGCATGCTGCTCGGCGCGATGATGTGCTTCGATCTGGGCGGGCCGGTCAACAAGGCGGCCTACACCTTCGGGGTCGGATTGCTGTCGGCGGGAGGGCCCGGCGCCTACGGTCCCATGGCCGCGATCATGGCCTCTGGGATGGTGCCCCCGCTGGGCATCGGGCTCGCGAGCCTTCTGGCCCGCGCCAAGTTCTCGGAGCCCGAACGCGAGGCGGGAAAGGCCTCCCTGGCGCTGGGCCTGTGCTTCATCTCCGAGGGGGCGATTCCCTTCATGGCCAAGGATCCGCTGCGCGTCATTCCGATCTGCATGATCGGCGGCGCCATCACCGGGGCGCTGTCGATGTACTTCAGCGTGCAGCTGATGGCCCCGCACGGGGGCCTGTTCGTGCTGCTGATCCCCAACGCGGTCAACCACGTGCTGCTCTACCTGCTCTCGATCCTCGTGGGCTCGCTGATGGTCTGCTTCGGTTACGCCTTCATCAAGCCTGGCCAGACCGAGATGCCCGGCACCCTCTCGAGCGAGGGCGGCGCCCGGTAG
- a CDS encoding carbohydrate binding domain-containing protein, with product MIHRSIHWRTWSWLGALALVLATGCGEPHAPKVGDNQLVNGSFESKLSGWWAVTDSEGGTAQVLSTSADVGALGLALFKGTGGWGSMVGQETPPHTAKQTYHLRARLRGAKGGERVSISFHGQGFEVETGSQWQTVERLVFLPEASDNTTALLSVTTDNATVHVDDVSFAPAEVERGEADKASGNLVSNGSFESGLGMWNFWSGSDGQADTSAEARGSGYAGLVLRMGTGGGGSSVKQMLPEPVRSGEVYRLEVRVRGALGGEAVGMCLQVNEEPWDGPCLPVPVTTEWGHVTGEVTIEEPFQDQPMGVMVSLFSEGSVQVDDVIVVRVQP from the coding sequence GTGATCCATCGCTCGATCCATTGGCGGACTTGGTCATGGCTGGGGGCGCTGGCGCTGGTGCTGGCCACCGGATGCGGCGAGCCCCACGCCCCGAAGGTCGGAGACAATCAGCTGGTCAACGGTTCTTTCGAGTCCAAGCTCTCGGGATGGTGGGCGGTCACGGATTCGGAAGGGGGAACCGCCCAAGTGCTGTCCACGTCCGCCGATGTGGGCGCCCTGGGCCTGGCGCTCTTCAAGGGCACGGGGGGTTGGGGCTCCATGGTGGGGCAGGAGACGCCGCCGCACACGGCGAAGCAGACCTACCACCTCCGTGCGCGACTCCGGGGGGCGAAGGGAGGCGAGCGCGTCAGCATCAGCTTTCACGGCCAGGGGTTCGAGGTGGAGACCGGGTCGCAGTGGCAGACGGTGGAGCGGCTCGTGTTCCTGCCGGAGGCCAGTGACAACACCACGGCCCTGCTCAGTGTCACCACGGACAATGCCACCGTGCATGTGGACGATGTGTCCTTCGCGCCCGCGGAGGTGGAGCGGGGCGAGGCCGACAAGGCCTCGGGGAACCTGGTGTCCAACGGCTCCTTCGAGAGCGGGCTGGGGATGTGGAACTTCTGGTCGGGCTCGGACGGCCAGGCAGACACCTCTGCCGAGGCGCGCGGCTCGGGCTATGCCGGCCTGGTGTTGCGCATGGGGACTGGCGGGGGGGGCTCCTCCGTGAAGCAGATGTTGCCGGAGCCGGTGCGGTCTGGAGAGGTGTACCGTCTCGAGGTGCGCGTCCGCGGTGCCCTGGGGGGCGAGGCGGTCGGCATGTGCCTCCAGGTGAACGAAGAGCCCTGGGATGGGCCGTGCCTGCCCGTGCCGGTGACGACCGAGTGGGGGCACGTCACCGGGGAGGTCACCATCGAAGAGCCCTTCCAGGACCAGCCCATGGGGGTGATGGTGTCCCTGTTCAGTGAGGGCTCCGTCCAGGTGGACGACGTGATAGTGGTTCGCGTGCAACCATGA
- the ptsP gene encoding phosphoenolpyruvate--protein phosphotransferase translates to MLTLNQDDVRLGCHATDWREALAQAAQALTDAHRVSAEYREGLLAREAQSSTYLGNGIAIPHGTPESRRYVRSTGVRVLQYPEGLTWHDGHRVNLLVTIAAQSDEHLDILRQLTHVLEREGVAEALARATRAEEVIALLSRVPVTAKLDAETLCLGLPVRDRLELALFAAARLRHAGCVDAGFVAAIASQPPLALGQGLWLVHGTSGVQSPGLALATPERRLQDDAGDVAGVFCLAAQGDAHRSLLERLDGLLARGDGAQLAGLPAEQILARLAGESAQAETARVRLLNAHGLHARPARELVQVARAQPLPVRVRLLEGSSEAVSATSLTKVIGLGARRGQTLVFSAEGDGAAQAVSALAEAVRNGLGEPVLPIRETPEETLPRAAPPAPIVPPGADELLTAIPASPGIAIAPAYVLRLPTFQYPERAADAARERQRLERALHGGHEQLQALVKRTAGGEVAQILSIHAEMLEDPALREAAFEAIAEGLSAEAGWWRAIDTAARAQEALADRLLAERAADLRDVGRRVLGLLCGVEVPTPPEQPYILVADDVGPSDVARLDTAKVRGLVTARGGATSHSAILARALGIAAVVGAGERVLALNTGAELIVDGENGRIITTPSPERRQRSERRLQEQQELQRAAHGQRHEEARTRDGHRVEVGANLGDTAHAADAVERGAEGIGLLRTEFVFMAHPQMPDLATQVAEYGEAFDALGGRPLVARTLDVGGDKPLAYWPMPREDNPFLGVRGIRLTLTRPEVLETQLRALLTAAGTRPVRIMFPMIKDIEEFRAGKALFDRVQPEVKATDVQLGVMIEVPSCALLAPTLAKEADFFSIGTNDLTQYTLAIDRGHPILSAQSDALHPSVLRLIQLTVEAAHAEGRWVGVCGELGSDPLAIPVLVGLGVDELSVSSRSVPMVKARIRGLTLTQARELAGLALRQSTAAGVREALEAV, encoded by the coding sequence ATGCTCACGCTGAATCAGGACGATGTCCGGCTGGGCTGCCACGCCACGGACTGGCGCGAGGCTTTGGCGCAAGCCGCCCAGGCCTTGACCGACGCCCACCGCGTGTCAGCGGAGTACCGCGAGGGACTCCTGGCCCGCGAGGCCCAGTCCTCCACCTATCTCGGCAACGGCATCGCCATCCCCCATGGCACCCCAGAGAGCCGACGCTACGTGCGCTCCACGGGCGTGCGCGTGCTCCAGTACCCCGAGGGGCTCACCTGGCACGACGGTCACCGGGTCAACCTGCTGGTGACGATCGCCGCCCAGTCGGACGAACACCTCGACATCCTGCGGCAGCTCACCCACGTGCTGGAACGCGAGGGTGTCGCCGAGGCGCTGGCCCGGGCCACCCGCGCCGAGGAGGTCATCGCACTCCTGTCACGCGTACCCGTGACGGCGAAGCTCGACGCGGAAACCCTCTGCCTGGGCCTCCCGGTCCGAGACCGGCTGGAGCTGGCGCTGTTCGCCGCAGCGAGACTGCGCCACGCGGGATGCGTGGACGCGGGCTTCGTGGCGGCCATCGCCAGCCAGCCGCCCCTCGCCCTGGGCCAAGGGCTCTGGCTCGTGCATGGCACCTCGGGCGTCCAGTCCCCAGGCCTGGCCCTGGCGACGCCAGAGCGCCGCCTCCAGGATGACGCGGGAGACGTGGCCGGGGTCTTCTGTCTGGCGGCCCAAGGCGATGCGCACCGCTCCCTGCTCGAACGCCTCGATGGACTGCTCGCGCGGGGCGATGGGGCGCAGCTCGCCGGTCTGCCCGCAGAGCAGATCCTTGCCCGATTGGCGGGGGAGTCCGCCCAAGCGGAAACCGCCCGGGTGCGCCTGCTCAACGCGCACGGCCTTCACGCAAGGCCCGCCCGGGAGCTGGTGCAGGTGGCCCGGGCCCAGCCCCTCCCGGTCCGTGTCCGCCTCCTGGAAGGCAGCAGCGAGGCGGTCTCCGCCACCAGTCTGACCAAGGTCATCGGCCTCGGCGCCCGGCGGGGCCAGACGCTCGTGTTCTCCGCCGAGGGCGATGGGGCTGCCCAGGCCGTCTCGGCGCTGGCGGAGGCGGTGCGCAACGGGCTCGGGGAGCCGGTGCTGCCCATCCGCGAAACACCAGAGGAAACCCTCCCCCGCGCCGCCCCCCCGGCGCCCATCGTCCCTCCCGGGGCCGATGAGCTGCTGACGGCGATTCCCGCTTCGCCCGGCATTGCGATTGCCCCTGCCTACGTGCTGAGGCTCCCCACGTTCCAGTACCCGGAGCGGGCCGCGGATGCCGCGCGGGAGCGCCAACGGCTCGAACGCGCGCTGCACGGGGGCCATGAGCAGCTCCAAGCGTTGGTAAAGCGCACGGCCGGGGGGGAGGTTGCGCAGATCCTCTCGATTCATGCGGAAATGCTGGAGGATCCCGCGCTCCGGGAGGCGGCCTTCGAAGCCATCGCAGAGGGCCTGTCGGCAGAGGCCGGCTGGTGGCGAGCGATCGACACCGCGGCCCGGGCCCAGGAAGCCCTCGCGGACCGGCTGCTGGCCGAGCGGGCCGCGGATCTCCGGGACGTGGGCCGCCGCGTGCTGGGACTGCTCTGTGGCGTCGAGGTGCCCACCCCCCCGGAGCAGCCCTACATCCTGGTGGCCGATGACGTGGGCCCTTCCGATGTCGCCCGGCTGGACACGGCGAAGGTCCGGGGCCTCGTCACGGCCCGGGGCGGCGCCACGTCCCACAGCGCGATCCTCGCCCGCGCGCTCGGCATCGCGGCCGTCGTGGGCGCGGGCGAGCGCGTGCTCGCCCTGAACACCGGCGCGGAGCTGATCGTCGATGGGGAGAACGGTCGCATCATCACCACCCCCTCCCCGGAGCGCCGCCAGCGCAGCGAGCGCCGACTCCAGGAACAGCAGGAGCTTCAGCGCGCGGCCCATGGCCAACGCCATGAAGAGGCCCGGACCCGCGATGGCCACCGGGTCGAGGTGGGCGCGAACCTCGGCGACACGGCGCATGCGGCGGATGCCGTCGAGCGTGGCGCCGAGGGCATCGGCCTGCTGCGCACCGAGTTCGTGTTCATGGCGCACCCCCAGATGCCGGACCTGGCGACGCAGGTCGCCGAGTACGGCGAGGCCTTCGACGCCCTGGGGGGACGCCCCCTGGTGGCGCGCACCCTCGATGTGGGCGGCGACAAGCCGCTCGCATACTGGCCCATGCCCCGGGAGGACAACCCCTTCCTCGGCGTCCGCGGCATTCGCCTCACGTTGACCCGCCCGGAGGTGCTCGAAACACAGTTGCGCGCGCTGCTGACCGCCGCGGGGACCCGCCCCGTGCGCATCATGTTCCCGATGATCAAGGACATCGAGGAGTTCCGGGCGGGCAAAGCCCTCTTCGACCGGGTCCAGCCCGAGGTAAAGGCCACCGATGTGCAGCTCGGGGTCATGATCGAAGTGCCTTCCTGTGCGCTGCTGGCCCCCACGCTGGCCAAGGAGGCCGACTTCTTCTCCATCGGCACCAACGATCTCACCCAGTACACGCTCGCGATCGACCGCGGCCACCCGATCCTGTCCGCGCAGTCCGATGCGCTCCACCCCTCCGTGCTGCGGTTGATCCAGTTGACGGTCGAAGCGGCCCATGCCGAGGGCCGCTGGGTGGGCGTCTGTGGCGAACTCGGCTCCGATCCGCTGGCCATCCCGGTGCTGGTGGGCCTGGGGGTGGACGAGCTGTCGGTCAGCAGCCGCAGCGTGCCCATGGTGAAGGCCCGGATTCGCGGACTGACCCTGACACAGGCCCGGGAGCTGGCCGGGCTGGCGCTGCGCCAATCCACCGCCGCCGGGGTGCGCGAAGCCCTGGAGGCTGTCTGA
- a CDS encoding sensor histidine kinase produces the protein MKLARKITIALTLLAIAVMTVLETLEVRRELERSAIDMQHDHRLLGHTLAGSIARAWQEEGEAEALTLLDQANRFQAQVYLRWVWLDGAQGHSAPALPASLLRTLRGGQDGSMVDDTSAGAGVLRSYTPVFINTHLGAIEISESLSEEHQHVRNTVQNAAIATCAIAVAFLLAAMAMGRRLVGRPVNQLVELAHRIGEGRLEERVHLRQNDELQTLATAMNRMAELLLTAREKIALETAAHLATLEHLRHADRLTTVGKLASGVAHEMGTPLNVVLGRSKMISSGEVVGDEVTECAQIISQQALHMTRIIRQLLDFARRRAPRRAPENIAQLVTHTLTLLRPLATKRGATLVSEVPDSLILEVDSGQLQQVLTNLVMNGIHAMKRPGTLRVRAGPTRAAPPTETGGQETEWIRLDVEDEGEGIRPEDLPHIFDPFFTTKDVGEGTGLGLSVSHGLVQDHGGWIAVRSEPGRGSCFSVYLPPGGP, from the coding sequence GTGAAACTCGCACGAAAGATCACCATCGCCCTCACCTTGCTGGCCATCGCCGTCATGACGGTGCTGGAGACGCTGGAGGTGCGCCGGGAGCTGGAGCGCTCCGCGATCGACATGCAGCACGACCACCGGCTGCTGGGGCACACCCTGGCGGGATCCATCGCCCGGGCCTGGCAGGAGGAAGGCGAAGCGGAGGCGCTCACGCTGCTGGATCAGGCCAACCGCTTCCAGGCCCAGGTGTACCTGCGGTGGGTCTGGCTGGATGGCGCGCAGGGCCACTCCGCCCCGGCGCTCCCCGCTTCGCTGCTGCGCACGCTGCGCGGGGGGCAAGACGGCTCGATGGTGGATGACACCAGCGCGGGGGCCGGGGTGCTCCGCTCCTATACGCCCGTGTTCATCAACACCCACCTGGGAGCCATCGAGATCTCCGAATCGCTCAGCGAGGAGCACCAGCACGTGCGCAACACGGTGCAGAACGCGGCCATCGCCACCTGCGCCATCGCCGTGGCCTTCCTGCTGGCGGCCATGGCGATGGGGCGCAGGCTCGTGGGCAGGCCCGTCAATCAACTGGTGGAGCTGGCCCACCGCATCGGCGAGGGGCGCCTGGAGGAGCGCGTCCACCTGCGCCAGAACGACGAGTTGCAAACGCTGGCCACGGCGATGAACCGCATGGCGGAACTGCTGCTGACCGCCCGGGAGAAGATCGCCCTGGAGACGGCGGCCCACCTGGCCACGCTCGAGCACCTGCGTCACGCGGACCGGCTCACCACCGTGGGCAAGCTGGCCTCGGGCGTGGCGCACGAGATGGGCACCCCGCTCAACGTCGTGCTCGGCCGGTCGAAGATGATCTCCTCGGGCGAGGTGGTGGGCGACGAGGTGACCGAGTGCGCGCAGATCATCTCCCAGCAAGCCCTGCACATGACGCGCATCATCCGCCAGTTGCTGGACTTCGCGCGCCGCCGGGCTCCCCGCCGGGCCCCGGAGAACATCGCCCAACTGGTCACCCACACCCTGACCCTGCTCCGGCCCCTGGCCACCAAGCGCGGCGCCACCCTCGTCTCCGAGGTGCCGGACTCCCTCATCTTGGAGGTGGACAGCGGCCAGCTCCAGCAGGTCCTCACCAACCTGGTGATGAACGGCATCCACGCCATGAAGCGCCCCGGCACGCTGCGCGTCCGCGCCGGGCCCACCCGCGCGGCCCCCCCCACGGAGACGGGCGGCCAAGAGACAGAGTGGATCCGGCTGGACGTGGAGGACGAGGGCGAGGGCATCCGCCCCGAGGACCTCCCCCACATCTTTGATCCGTTTTTCACCACCAAGGATGTGGGCGAGGGCACCGGCTTGGGGCTGTCTGTCTCCCACGGGCTCGTTCAGGACCATGGTGGCTGGATTGCCGTGCGCAGCGAACCCGGACGTGGCAGTTGCTTCTCTGTCTACCTTCCTCCCGGAGGCCCTTGA
- a CDS encoding N-acetylmuramoyl-L-alanine amidase → MDSMRNPLAAAAVALALAACGPQTPEGPESAQSPSSSTLAEAAREAADRGAPGGLDPLFEKAAREFNVPADLLKSIAFTETRWQMVRGESEFEGMAPAFGVMALRGERLERGAALAGVSTEQARTDVLANLRAGAALLSAEAEALKVDRADLGSWAPAVVRLSGITHTDAQAEYVHNEVFATLRQGVVAESAEGTVTASIMPTEVQAKFALPALRAQSADYGPAIWRPSPNYNARPSGTNVSMIVIHTCEGAYSGCWSWLTNSSAGASAHYVVNESGSEITQLVTEANRAWHVAASYSCSLNGNADCGLNGTSVNHFSVGIEHGGFASQTSFPAGQITASAKLSCDISKGQGITRDSYHIVAHGRLQPNNRTDPGPNWPWSSYISKVKAECGDGGGGGETPATITVDSDNANNNTAVAKFTGSSGWIASSSSPGYYGSNYHYASTQAISDTVTFSFYLSAAGSRTIDAYWVAGTNRSTAAPFIISNAAGTQLASVKVNQQVNGSQWNALGTWNFSAGWNTVQVSRWAAEGFVVVADAIRVR, encoded by the coding sequence ATGGATTCGATGCGCAACCCGCTCGCGGCGGCCGCCGTCGCCTTGGCCCTGGCTGCCTGTGGCCCCCAGACCCCGGAGGGCCCGGAGAGCGCGCAGAGCCCCTCCAGCAGCACCCTCGCCGAGGCGGCCCGCGAGGCTGCCGACCGCGGCGCCCCGGGCGGGCTGGATCCGCTGTTCGAGAAGGCCGCCCGCGAGTTCAACGTGCCGGCGGATCTGCTCAAGTCCATCGCCTTCACCGAGACGCGCTGGCAGATGGTGCGCGGCGAATCGGAGTTCGAGGGGATGGCCCCTGCCTTCGGCGTGATGGCGCTGCGGGGCGAGCGGCTGGAGCGCGGCGCGGCCCTGGCGGGCGTCTCCACGGAGCAGGCGCGCACGGACGTGCTGGCCAACCTCCGCGCGGGCGCGGCGCTGCTGTCGGCCGAGGCCGAGGCGCTGAAGGTGGACCGGGCGGACCTGGGCAGCTGGGCGCCGGCGGTGGTGCGCCTCAGCGGCATCACCCACACGGACGCGCAGGCCGAGTACGTGCACAACGAGGTGTTCGCCACCCTGCGCCAAGGCGTGGTGGCCGAGAGCGCCGAGGGCACGGTGACCGCCTCCATCATGCCCACCGAGGTGCAGGCGAAGTTCGCGCTGCCCGCGCTGCGCGCCCAGTCGGCGGACTACGGGCCCGCCATCTGGCGGCCGTCGCCCAACTACAACGCGCGCCCCTCGGGCACGAACGTCTCGATGATCGTCATCCACACGTGTGAGGGCGCCTACTCGGGCTGCTGGAGCTGGCTGACGAACTCGTCCGCGGGCGCCTCCGCCCACTACGTGGTGAACGAAAGCGGCAGCGAGATTACCCAGCTCGTGACCGAGGCGAACCGCGCCTGGCACGTGGCGGCCTCCTACAGCTGCAGCCTCAACGGCAACGCGGACTGCGGCCTGAACGGCACCTCGGTGAACCACTTCTCGGTGGGCATCGAGCACGGCGGCTTCGCCAGCCAGACGAGCTTCCCCGCCGGGCAGATCACCGCCTCGGCCAAGCTCTCGTGCGACATCTCGAAGGGGCAGGGGATCACCCGGGACAGCTACCACATCGTGGCGCACGGCCGGCTCCAGCCGAACAACCGCACGGATCCGGGTCCCAACTGGCCGTGGTCGAGCTACATCAGCAAGGTCAAGGCCGAGTGCGGCGACGGCGGCGGCGGCGGTGAGACCCCGGCCACCATCACCGTGGACTCCGACAACGCCAACAACAACACGGCGGTGGCCAAGTTCACTGGCTCCTCGGGTTGGATCGCCTCGTCCTCCTCGCCGGGCTACTACGGCTCCAACTACCACTACGCCTCGACCCAGGCGATCTCCGACACGGTGACCTTCTCGTTCTACCTGTCCGCGGCGGGTTCCCGGACGATCGACGCCTACTGGGTCGCGGGAACCAACCGCTCCACGGCGGCGCCCTTCATCATCTCCAACGCCGCGGGCACGCAGCTGGCCTCGGTGAAGGTGAACCAGCAGGTGAATGGCAGCCAGTGGAACGCGCTGGGCACCTGGAACTTCTCGGCTGGGTGGAACACGGTGCAGGTCAGCCGCTGGGCCGCCGAAGGCTTCGTCGTCGTCGCCGACGCCATCCGCGTCCGCTGA
- the pfkB gene encoding 1-phosphofructokinase yields MARILTLTLNPALDLAIRLGALQLGEVNRTESTRLDAAGKGINVARVLAKLGHEVTVSGLLGADNEQAFVKAFSECGMRDAFIRVPGETRINAKVSEAGGRVTDLNGPGLRIPGHALEALNARVGTLLSGQEAVVISGSLPPNVTPAQLASLITAIRERGVSVWLDTSGPALTSGLAARPTGIKPNENELAGWAGQPLETPEARLQAALRLNAEGIEDVLVSAGSEGVLWAQRGSALEATPPRVAVLSTVGAGDTLLAGTLHGLLSGWPRERTLRFATALAAESVRHVGVGDPKAADFDSLQTQTLVRNPSNGEMHG; encoded by the coding sequence ATGGCGCGCATCCTGACACTGACCCTGAACCCCGCCCTGGATCTCGCGATCCGCCTGGGGGCGCTCCAGCTTGGCGAGGTCAACCGCACCGAGAGCACCCGGCTCGACGCCGCGGGCAAGGGCATCAACGTGGCGCGCGTCCTCGCGAAGCTCGGGCACGAGGTCACCGTCTCGGGCCTGCTCGGCGCGGACAACGAGCAGGCGTTCGTGAAGGCCTTCTCCGAGTGCGGAATGAGGGATGCCTTCATCCGGGTGCCAGGAGAGACGCGCATCAACGCGAAGGTCTCCGAGGCAGGAGGGCGCGTCACGGACCTGAATGGGCCGGGCCTGCGAATCCCCGGACACGCGCTGGAGGCGCTGAATGCCCGGGTGGGAACCCTCCTCTCCGGACAGGAGGCGGTGGTCATCTCCGGCAGCCTGCCGCCCAACGTCACACCGGCCCAGCTCGCGAGCCTCATCACGGCAATCCGGGAGCGCGGCGTCTCCGTCTGGCTCGACACCAGCGGTCCCGCACTGACCTCCGGTCTGGCCGCGCGGCCCACGGGCATCAAACCCAATGAGAACGAGCTTGCGGGGTGGGCGGGCCAGCCGCTCGAGACCCCCGAAGCGCGCCTCCAGGCGGCGCTGCGGCTCAACGCCGAGGGCATCGAAGACGTGCTGGTCTCCGCGGGCTCCGAGGGGGTGCTCTGGGCCCAGCGCGGCAGTGCCCTGGAAGCCACCCCGCCCCGGGTCGCCGTGCTCAGCACCGTCGGCGCGGGGGATACGCTGCTCGCGGGCACGCTGCATGGCCTCCTGTCGGGCTGGCCCAGAGAACGCACCCTGCGCTTCGCGACGGCCCTGGCCGCCGAATCCGTGCGCCACGTGGGCGTCGGCGATCCCAAGGCCGCGGATTTCGACTCACTCCAAACCCAAACCCTTGTCCGGAACCCAAGCAACGGGGAGATGCACGGATGA
- the tesB gene encoding acyl-CoA thioesterase II: MSRVLEDLLALLKLEPIEENLFRGPSQDLGFRQLFGGQVLGQSLSAASQTVSPERHVHSLHGYFLRPGDASMPVVYTVDRVRDGGSFTTRRVVAIQKGQPIFTMMASFQAVEPGLSHQVKMPEVPGPENLPTDVAQLRRQAHLIPERMRDKFLCDKPIEMRPVAYVDPFSPQPREPNKSVWFRADGALPDDPQVHRYLLAYASDFNLLGTVLHPHGTSLLNPRLQLASLDHALWIHGELRMSDWLLYTMESPWADNARGLSMGRIFTQDGRLVASVCQEGLMRLREAPPA, translated from the coding sequence ATGAGCCGTGTTTTGGAGGATTTGCTGGCGCTCCTCAAGCTGGAGCCCATTGAGGAGAACCTGTTCCGGGGACCCAGTCAGGATCTCGGCTTCCGGCAACTGTTCGGTGGCCAGGTGCTCGGCCAGTCCCTGTCCGCCGCCAGTCAGACGGTGAGCCCCGAGCGCCATGTGCACTCGCTCCATGGCTATTTCCTGCGCCCGGGTGATGCCAGCATGCCGGTGGTCTACACGGTGGACCGGGTGCGGGATGGCGGCAGCTTCACCACCCGGCGCGTGGTGGCCATCCAGAAGGGGCAGCCCATCTTCACCATGATGGCGTCCTTCCAGGCGGTGGAGCCAGGCCTGTCCCACCAGGTGAAGATGCCCGAGGTGCCAGGGCCCGAGAACCTCCCCACGGACGTGGCGCAGTTGCGCCGCCAGGCGCACCTCATCCCCGAGCGCATGCGCGACAAGTTCCTCTGTGACAAGCCCATCGAGATGCGGCCTGTCGCCTATGTGGATCCGTTCTCGCCCCAGCCCCGCGAGCCCAACAAGTCCGTGTGGTTCCGCGCCGATGGGGCCCTGCCGGACGATCCCCAGGTTCACCGGTACCTGCTGGCCTATGCCTCCGACTTCAACCTGCTGGGCACCGTGCTCCACCCCCACGGGACGAGCCTCCTCAACCCGAGGCTCCAGTTGGCCAGCCTGGACCATGCCCTGTGGATCCACGGAGAGCTGCGCATGAGCGACTGGCTGCTCTACACCATGGAAAGCCCCTGGGCGGACAATGCCCGCGGCCTCTCGATGGGGCGCATCTTCACCCAGGACGGCCGCCTGGTGGCCTCCGTGTGCCAGGAGGGGTTGATGCGCCTGCGCGAGGCGCCCCCTGCCTGA